A genome region from Nitrospira sp. includes the following:
- a CDS encoding HEAT repeat domain-containing protein, with amino-acid sequence MRYAPTSLRRVQLHVLLSVLLSAVLTGCYIDTPPGDPEMVAQRLVYLLTDSDPNVRRTATEALGKVGHRSASAGLIFSLNDRDASVRAAAALSLGRLGDGESGPALVERLTDSDETVRAASAVALGAIELSTARESQILKVLHHPQDFARIAATRALLNLDTVSLSADLVDALHDSDTQVRQGVVAVLGETGDGGAVPHLRSLLRTDASAGVRAEAAFRLGKIGTSDVLTDLSTIAVVDLDVGVRGWAGWAIQQIRLSHEFGSGQPPIR; translated from the coding sequence ATGCGATACGCTCCCACGAGTTTGCGTCGTGTTCAGCTCCACGTTCTCCTGAGTGTGCTTCTGTCTGCTGTGCTGACTGGGTGTTACATCGATACACCGCCGGGAGATCCGGAAATGGTGGCGCAGCGGCTTGTCTATTTGCTGACCGACTCGGATCCGAACGTTCGGCGTACCGCCACAGAAGCGTTGGGGAAGGTCGGCCACCGGTCGGCGAGTGCCGGCCTGATTTTCTCGCTCAATGATCGCGATGCATCTGTTCGCGCGGCGGCCGCGCTTTCTCTGGGACGGTTGGGCGATGGTGAGAGTGGGCCGGCGCTGGTAGAGCGTCTCACGGATTCAGACGAAACCGTTCGAGCGGCATCGGCAGTGGCCCTCGGTGCTATTGAGTTATCCACAGCTCGTGAGTCCCAGATTCTGAAGGTCCTTCACCATCCGCAAGACTTCGCTCGGATCGCTGCCACTCGGGCATTGCTCAACCTGGATACCGTGTCGCTCTCCGCCGATCTCGTCGATGCGCTTCACGATTCGGATACACAAGTTCGTCAGGGAGTGGTGGCGGTGTTGGGCGAGACGGGTGACGGTGGGGCTGTTCCTCACCTGCGTTCATTGCTCAGGACAGATGCGTCTGCAGGCGTGCGTGCTGAGGCAGCCTTTCGGTTGGGGAAAATTGGTACGAGCGATGTGTTGACGGATTTATCGACGATCGCGGTAGTGGATCTGGATGTGGGGGTTCGCGGATGGGCAGGCTGGGCGATTCAGCAGATTAGGCTGTCGCACGAGTTCGGTTCAGGGCAGCCACCAATTCGATGA
- a CDS encoding PAS domain S-box protein, with protein sequence MTAQDLTTALSPSGDSSTVEALVRTLSGQASIGIFLSDPEGRTLYLNDRLRRIAGLPVPSTPGECWRNALAPEDHDPICSEWSGATSAERSFSREFRFRRPDGSLRWVMAEAFPLRTGEGPSGGYVGIVRDITPRQLALDALHTTEERYRTLALQSPHAIFVHADDTLLFINEAGTRLFGLATAQAIEGHPLSDFFPKEFLQNLPLAKVTTRLPNNRQFLRSDGQVIDVELVAAPVVFDGHPAIQVLVTDITAQNQIVEQLHRGKKLATAATLAGGMAHEFNNCLTAIMGFSDLALPSLAPDSRVHGHIQQVILASKRARDLVTQMLMFGRQPDGAKQPLFLDILLKETLRILRGQLPDNISLREWVSGATNLISADPTQIHQLCLDLLGRAQQALTLNGGVLEVRLETIRLDSSMPGHDLPLPSGQYVRLTVSDTDDGSPPGSRPQTSTPLSTRLTGGDQARAGFAEIQRIVSEHGGTLRATSTAGQGTTTEVYLPVMPQSHSALGTAPARGTTSPLSQPKEFLAEPDKER encoded by the coding sequence GTGACTGCGCAAGACCTAACAACGGCCCTCTCGCCATCGGGAGATTCCAGCACCGTTGAGGCCCTTGTCCGAACCCTGTCCGGTCAAGCATCCATCGGCATCTTTCTCTCGGATCCCGAAGGCCGCACGCTATACCTGAATGACCGGCTGCGCCGCATCGCAGGACTGCCTGTCCCATCGACGCCCGGGGAATGCTGGCGCAATGCGCTGGCACCTGAAGACCATGACCCGATCTGTAGCGAATGGTCTGGCGCCACCAGCGCCGAACGGAGCTTTTCACGGGAGTTTCGCTTCCGCCGGCCGGACGGGTCGTTACGCTGGGTCATGGCGGAAGCCTTCCCGTTGCGCACCGGGGAAGGCCCCTCCGGCGGTTACGTCGGTATCGTGCGCGACATTACCCCCAGACAACTGGCACTGGACGCCCTGCACACCACAGAGGAACGGTACCGAACGCTGGCGCTTCAGTCGCCCCATGCGATCTTCGTCCATGCAGACGACACACTCCTCTTCATCAATGAAGCCGGCACCAGACTCTTCGGACTCGCAACCGCCCAGGCGATCGAAGGCCACCCACTGTCGGATTTCTTCCCGAAAGAGTTCCTCCAAAATCTCCCCCTTGCGAAAGTGACCACCAGACTCCCCAACAACCGACAGTTTCTACGATCCGATGGACAGGTCATCGATGTCGAATTGGTCGCCGCCCCCGTGGTATTCGACGGACACCCGGCCATTCAGGTACTCGTCACCGATATCACCGCACAAAACCAAATCGTCGAGCAGCTGCATCGGGGCAAGAAGCTGGCGACTGCGGCAACGTTGGCCGGTGGCATGGCCCATGAGTTTAACAATTGCCTGACCGCCATCATGGGGTTCTCGGACTTGGCCCTCCCGTCACTCGCGCCCGACAGTCGCGTCCATGGGCATATTCAGCAGGTCATCCTCGCGTCGAAACGGGCTCGTGACCTGGTCACACAAATGCTCATGTTTGGCCGCCAACCGGACGGCGCAAAACAGCCACTCTTCCTGGACATCCTCCTCAAAGAAACGCTGCGAATCCTCAGAGGGCAGTTGCCGGACAATATTAGCCTCCGCGAATGGGTCTCTGGCGCCACCAACCTCATCTCTGCCGACCCAACCCAGATCCATCAACTTTGCCTGGATCTCTTGGGTCGTGCACAACAAGCCCTGACCCTCAACGGCGGGGTCTTGGAAGTGCGCCTCGAGACAATACGCCTCGACTCCTCGATGCCCGGTCACGACCTCCCACTCCCCTCAGGCCAATATGTGCGCCTCACGGTCTCAGATACCGACGACGGCAGCCCCCCTGGGAGTCGACCTCAGACATCAACCCCGCTTTCTACGCGCCTCACTGGGGGGGATCAGGCACGAGCAGGGTTCGCAGAGATACAGCGCATCGTCAGCGAGCATGGGGGAACGCTTCGCGCCACCAGCACGGCCGGTCAGGGCACCACAACCGAAGTCTATCTGCCCGTCATGCCCCAGTCCCATTCGGCCTTGGGCACTGCACCGGCGCGTGGAACGACATCACCCCTTTCGCAACCGAAGGAATTTCTTGCTGAGCCTGACAAAGAACGGTAA
- a CDS encoding amino acid permease has protein sequence MGNPLFRTKSIERILADSEAPEHRLKRSLTAWDLTGLGIGAIIGTGIFVLIGTAIVGDAHRPGAGPGIMLSFILSGITCALAALCYAEFAAMIPVAGSAYTYSYATLGEFLAWLTGWNLILEYGVACVAVAIGWSGYFNNILTLCGLELPYWATHPPGSDGGIANIPAAIIVLLVTGILIIGVKESARATCGIVLIKLAVIVFFLAVGTSSVDTANWSPFMPFGFAGVGAAAAIVFFAYIGFDAVSTTAEEAKNPQRDLPIGIFASLAICTVLYISVAAVLTGLVPSSQIDVHAPVAEGLRIVGFKWGAAIVATGAVAGITSVLVVMMLGQIRVFFAMSRDGLLGPWLSGVHPKFRTPHHATYLTGVAVAIMAALIPIGEAADMTNIGTLFAFVLVCIGIMVLRYTKPNHPRPFRMPFMPVVPILGVLACLGLMYFLPWITWIRFFVWTIIGIVVYVMYGMRHSKLATSPSTEQTETPRPA, from the coding sequence GTGGGCAATCCGCTGTTTCGCACCAAATCCATCGAACGAATTCTCGCTGATTCCGAGGCTCCTGAACATCGCCTGAAACGGAGTCTGACGGCCTGGGATCTGACAGGACTCGGCATCGGCGCCATCATCGGGACCGGCATCTTCGTATTGATCGGCACCGCTATCGTCGGTGATGCGCATCGGCCAGGCGCAGGACCCGGCATTATGTTGTCGTTCATTCTTTCAGGCATTACCTGCGCACTGGCCGCCCTCTGCTATGCCGAGTTTGCCGCCATGATCCCGGTGGCAGGGAGCGCCTATACCTACTCCTACGCGACCCTGGGAGAGTTTCTGGCCTGGCTGACAGGCTGGAATCTTATTCTGGAATACGGTGTGGCCTGCGTGGCCGTCGCGATCGGATGGTCCGGGTACTTTAACAACATCCTCACACTCTGCGGCCTTGAACTCCCCTACTGGGCTACTCATCCGCCGGGTTCGGACGGCGGCATCGCAAACATCCCGGCCGCAATCATCGTGCTGCTCGTGACCGGCATCTTGATCATCGGGGTGAAGGAAAGCGCACGCGCCACCTGCGGCATTGTGCTGATCAAGCTCGCCGTGATTGTCTTCTTCCTTGCGGTCGGCACGTCCTCCGTCGACACGGCCAATTGGTCCCCATTTATGCCGTTCGGGTTTGCCGGCGTGGGCGCGGCCGCAGCCATCGTATTTTTCGCCTATATCGGGTTCGACGCGGTGTCCACCACCGCCGAAGAAGCCAAGAACCCTCAACGGGATTTACCCATCGGGATCTTCGCCTCACTGGCCATCTGCACCGTACTCTATATTTCTGTTGCCGCGGTCCTGACCGGCTTAGTGCCCTCTTCGCAGATTGACGTCCACGCACCGGTGGCTGAAGGGCTCCGCATCGTCGGCTTCAAGTGGGGAGCCGCCATCGTGGCGACCGGAGCGGTAGCGGGAATTACGAGCGTCCTGGTGGTGATGATGCTTGGCCAGATTCGGGTCTTTTTCGCCATGTCCCGAGACGGCCTCCTCGGACCTTGGCTTTCAGGCGTCCATCCAAAGTTTCGAACACCGCACCACGCGACCTATTTGACAGGCGTGGCCGTCGCCATCATGGCCGCGCTCATTCCCATCGGGGAGGCAGCGGATATGACAAACATCGGGACGCTCTTCGCCTTTGTCCTCGTCTGTATCGGTATCATGGTCCTTCGCTACACCAAACCGAACCATCCACGTCCCTTCCGTATGCCATTCATGCCGGTCGTCCCCATCCTCGGAGTCTTGGCCTGTCTAGGACTGATGTACTTCCTCCCCTGGATCACCTGGATCCGGTTCTTTGTGTGGACCATCATTGGGATCGTGGTCTACGTCATGTATGGAATGCGCCATAGCAAACTCGCGACAAGCCCCTCGACAGAGCAGACCGAGACACCTCGACCGGCATAG
- a CDS encoding leucyl aminopeptidase: MKKIQVHAQVGRAENEAAEVLVLLHCEGSSDLAQEAAAIDAQLGRQLAALIQRREFEGKSGEGLLVHTQGKAKAKRLLLVGLGKEKDLRVDAFRQALGSAVKRVRQAKVTSFAVVMPAALLEEIPVQDVAQALAEGAILGDYQFTAYRSANGTKPIDVERMTIYTSQAALLPQITEGIRRGVATAEATVLVRDLCNHPANVMTPTRIVQEAKAVAKEPGVRLKVLEQKDMEQLGMGALLGVARGSHEPPKFIILEYKGAKAKKGDPPVVLVGKTITFDTGGISLKPAENMEHMKADMTGGAEVLATMRAAARLKLPLHLVSILPVAENMPGGRAMRPGDIVTTLSGKTVEVQNTDAEGRLILSDALAYATRYKPAVLIDIATLTGACVVALGQFAIGMFGNNDPLKEQVRSAGQRAGERVWEMPLWEEYFEQLRSDVADMRNIGGRGGGMITAALFLSKFVGDCPWIHLDIASTDWSERERAYVPKGPTGIGTRLLIQFLLDRTLP; this comes from the coding sequence ATGAAGAAGATTCAAGTTCACGCACAGGTTGGACGGGCTGAGAACGAGGCGGCTGAGGTGCTGGTGTTGCTTCATTGCGAGGGGAGTTCCGATCTCGCGCAAGAAGCTGCCGCCATCGATGCTCAACTCGGGAGGCAGCTTGCCGCGTTGATTCAGCGCCGAGAATTCGAAGGGAAGTCCGGCGAAGGGTTGCTCGTCCATACCCAGGGCAAGGCCAAGGCAAAGCGGCTGTTGCTGGTTGGTTTGGGGAAGGAAAAAGATCTGCGTGTGGATGCGTTTCGCCAGGCCTTGGGTTCCGCGGTGAAACGTGTTCGCCAAGCCAAAGTCACGTCATTCGCCGTGGTGATGCCGGCCGCGCTCCTGGAGGAGATTCCCGTCCAGGATGTGGCGCAGGCCCTGGCCGAGGGCGCCATTCTCGGTGATTACCAATTCACCGCCTATCGTAGCGCCAACGGCACCAAGCCGATCGATGTCGAGCGTATGACGATCTACACGTCGCAAGCGGCCCTGCTTCCACAGATCACGGAAGGAATCCGGCGCGGCGTGGCGACGGCTGAAGCGACCGTTCTGGTGCGCGACTTGTGTAATCACCCGGCTAACGTGATGACGCCGACGCGCATCGTGCAGGAGGCCAAGGCGGTGGCCAAAGAACCCGGCGTGCGCCTAAAGGTGCTCGAACAGAAGGACATGGAACAACTCGGCATGGGTGCGTTGCTGGGTGTGGCGCGTGGCAGCCATGAGCCGCCGAAGTTCATCATCCTTGAATACAAGGGTGCTAAAGCGAAGAAGGGCGATCCTCCGGTGGTGTTGGTGGGAAAGACCATCACCTTTGATACCGGCGGTATTTCGCTCAAGCCGGCCGAGAACATGGAGCATATGAAGGCTGATATGACCGGCGGCGCCGAGGTGCTGGCGACGATGCGGGCTGCGGCAAGGCTCAAGCTCCCCCTCCACCTCGTTAGCATTCTGCCGGTGGCTGAAAATATGCCGGGCGGGCGCGCGATGCGGCCTGGGGATATCGTCACGACCCTCTCCGGCAAGACCGTCGAGGTGCAAAATACCGATGCCGAGGGACGGCTGATTCTGTCGGATGCGTTGGCGTATGCGACCCGCTACAAGCCGGCGGTGTTGATCGATATTGCGACTCTGACCGGCGCCTGTGTGGTGGCGCTTGGCCAATTCGCCATCGGGATGTTCGGGAATAACGATCCCTTAAAAGAGCAGGTCCGAAGCGCCGGGCAGCGTGCCGGTGAGCGTGTGTGGGAGATGCCGTTGTGGGAGGAGTATTTCGAGCAGCTGCGCAGCGACGTGGCGGATATGCGAAATATCGGCGGCCGGGGCGGAGGGATGATTACCGCGGCTCTGTTCCTGAGCAAGTTTGTCGGCGATTGCCCGTGGATCCACCTGGATATCGCGAGTACCGATTGGAGTGAACGTGAGCGGGCGTATGTGCCGAAGGGGCCGACCGGGATCGGCACACGTCTCCTGATTCAGTTCCTTCTGGACCGCACGTTGCCGTAG
- a CDS encoding M24 family metallopeptidase — translation MDASARYAARITRIQQAIREQPGLDGWLFYDFRHLDPIAYRVLLLDPSRHVTRRWYYWIPAEGTPVKLQHRIEPHVLDGLPGDAREYVSWRDQHAALGSLLHAAKRVAMQYSPMNAIPYLSRVDAGTIDLVRSLGAEVVTSADLVQQFEAVWNDVQLASHQVAAEGLRAIVDEAFECVGTSLGSGRGLTEYELQQYILSRMQARGLVTSSPPIAAVNAHSADPHYAPVSEGSAPIRQGDLVLIDLWAKQPTPGAVYADITWTGFVGATVPARHQDIFQIVRRARDAAVLFVQGRVRAGSFPYGWEVDDVCRQVIQDAGYGQYFVHRTGHSIGEEVHGNGANIDNLETQDARRLLPGTCFSIEPGIYLPNDFGIRSELDVYLSARDAVVYGQPIQADLLPIPVL, via the coding sequence ATGGACGCGTCCGCTCGGTATGCTGCACGGATTACTCGTATTCAGCAGGCCATCCGGGAACAACCGGGGCTTGATGGGTGGTTGTTTTATGACTTTCGTCATCTCGACCCGATTGCCTACCGCGTCTTGTTGTTAGATCCCTCGCGGCATGTCACGCGGCGCTGGTACTACTGGATTCCTGCCGAAGGCACGCCGGTGAAACTCCAGCATCGTATTGAGCCTCATGTGCTGGATGGGCTGCCCGGTGACGCGCGCGAGTATGTCTCCTGGCGGGATCAGCACGCGGCTCTCGGTTCCCTACTGCACGCTGCCAAGCGGGTCGCGATGCAGTATTCGCCGATGAATGCTATTCCGTATCTTTCACGCGTGGATGCCGGCACGATTGATCTGGTGCGCAGTCTCGGTGCGGAGGTGGTGACGTCTGCCGATCTGGTCCAGCAATTTGAGGCGGTGTGGAATGATGTGCAATTGGCGTCGCACCAGGTAGCCGCAGAAGGTTTACGCGCAATTGTGGATGAAGCGTTTGAGTGTGTCGGCACGTCGCTCGGTTCTGGGCGAGGTCTGACTGAATATGAATTGCAACAGTACATTCTTTCTCGCATGCAGGCACGTGGCTTGGTAACGTCGAGTCCGCCGATTGCGGCGGTGAATGCGCATAGCGCGGATCCTCACTATGCACCGGTCAGTGAAGGCTCAGCCCCGATTCGACAGGGAGACCTTGTATTGATCGATCTCTGGGCCAAACAGCCGACTCCCGGAGCGGTCTATGCGGATATCACGTGGACGGGGTTCGTCGGGGCGACGGTGCCTGCCAGGCATCAGGACATTTTTCAGATTGTTCGACGGGCTCGGGATGCGGCTGTTCTTTTTGTGCAGGGGCGTGTGCGAGCCGGCTCTTTCCCCTATGGGTGGGAAGTCGATGATGTCTGCCGCCAGGTGATTCAGGACGCCGGGTATGGACAGTATTTTGTGCATCGAACCGGTCATTCCATCGGCGAGGAAGTGCATGGGAATGGTGCGAACATCGATAATCTGGAGACGCAGGATGCGCGCCGGTTGTTGCCGGGCACCTGCTTTTCGATTGAGCCCGGCATCTACTTGCCGAATGATTTCGGTATTCGGAGTGAACTGGATGTGTATCTTTCCGCCCGCGACGCCGTGGTGTATGGCCAGCCGATTCAGGCCGATCTGCTTCCTATTCCCGTCCTATGA
- a CDS encoding phosphate-starvation-inducible PsiE family protein, whose product MTPPVTPPGPLEKSRRATMQWLLGFMDHLDRLGYVGAGFSLLALGMLIFVHAWYAFFLRADNVPLLPAGLKLLNDLLLVIILLELFRTVVRFLQTEVLELEPYLAVGIIACTRRVLTASAELSHQLEVVTREARQELFQQYVMDVGLNVTVIIVLILGVYLLRMRPTRERPAAV is encoded by the coding sequence ATGACGCCACCGGTGACCCCTCCCGGGCCTCTAGAGAAGTCTCGCCGGGCAACCATGCAGTGGTTGCTCGGATTCATGGACCATTTGGACCGGCTGGGGTATGTCGGGGCAGGATTCAGCTTGCTGGCTTTGGGCATGCTGATTTTTGTTCATGCCTGGTACGCCTTTTTTTTGCGCGCTGACAATGTTCCCCTCCTGCCGGCCGGGCTCAAGCTGTTGAATGATCTGCTACTCGTCATCATCCTGCTGGAATTGTTCCGAACGGTGGTGCGGTTTCTTCAAACCGAGGTGCTGGAATTGGAGCCCTACCTGGCGGTTGGCATCATCGCCTGCACGCGACGGGTGTTGACGGCCAGCGCGGAATTGTCCCATCAGCTTGAGGTGGTGACGCGAGAGGCGAGACAGGAACTCTTTCAGCAGTACGTGATGGATGTCGGCCTCAACGTGACCGTGATTATCGTCCTCATCTTGGGTGTCTATCTACTCCGCATGCGTCCCACGAGAGAGCGTCCTGCGGCGGTCTAG
- a CDS encoding response regulator gives MPSVLIVDDEEAIRRLIRITLEQAGFYVREAADGKAGLSHYRESPADLVIMDILMPDQDGLESILTLRREFPEAKIMAITGGSDMIGILNFLDVARMLGARRTLQKPFEMQQLLDAVQAEITH, from the coding sequence ATGCCTTCGGTTTTGATCGTGGACGATGAAGAAGCGATTCGCCGCCTTATTCGCATCACGCTCGAACAGGCAGGTTTTTATGTCCGCGAAGCGGCCGACGGCAAAGCAGGGCTGTCCCACTATCGCGAATCGCCGGCTGATCTCGTCATCATGGATATCCTGATGCCCGACCAGGATGGCCTTGAGAGTATCTTGACGCTCCGTCGTGAATTTCCCGAGGCCAAGATTATGGCCATCACCGGCGGGAGCGACATGATCGGTATCTTAAACTTCCTCGATGTGGCCCGTATGCTCGGCGCGCGCCGCACGCTCCAGAAACCCTTCGAAATGCAGCAACTCCTGGATGCCGTTCAAGCCGAAATTACACACTGA
- a CDS encoding HAD-IB family hydrolase encodes MFDVDNTLLPGQASEVRFFRFLWKRGLVGWRELLDSVGWVLRQAPAVSLHPLRERKLYLAGKAAAEIESLAEEFCRAELFPRLSAQGLARMDEHRRAGHHIVLVTGSLDFLIAPLASLLEVPTLLAARLERQQRRFTGHVCVPLPYGPGKRELIARLTQELRIDLTQSFAYGDSPGDVELLHMVGHPLVVNPIRGMDRIARRNGWPVTTWK; translated from the coding sequence TTGTTTGACGTCGACAACACGTTGCTTCCCGGACAGGCCAGCGAAGTTCGGTTTTTCCGTTTTCTCTGGAAGCGAGGTCTCGTCGGATGGCGCGAGCTTCTGGACAGTGTGGGCTGGGTGCTCCGTCAGGCGCCTGCAGTGTCATTGCACCCCCTACGGGAACGGAAACTGTATTTGGCCGGGAAGGCTGCGGCCGAAATCGAATCACTGGCTGAGGAATTCTGTCGTGCCGAGCTGTTTCCTCGTCTGTCCGCGCAAGGGCTCGCTCGAATGGACGAACACCGTCGGGCCGGGCATCATATCGTGCTGGTGACCGGATCCCTCGACTTCCTCATTGCTCCACTCGCCTCTTTGCTGGAGGTGCCGACCCTGCTGGCGGCCAGGCTGGAGCGGCAACAGCGCCGGTTTACGGGTCACGTGTGTGTCCCGCTTCCCTATGGTCCAGGAAAGCGTGAATTGATCGCCCGGCTGACGCAGGAATTGCGCATTGATCTGACACAATCGTTTGCCTATGGCGATAGTCCCGGGGATGTTGAGTTGCTCCACATGGTGGGGCATCCGTTGGTCGTGAATCCGATTCGCGGGATGGATCGCATCGCGCGGCGGAATGGATGGCCGGTGACGACGTGGAAATGA
- a CDS encoding gamma-glutamyl-gamma-aminobutyrate hydrolase family protein → MKPVIGVTPDFNAGDRQEWGGKEPTYFLRARYVRAIEELGGVPVILPLVADRSARRRLLQGIDGLLLTGSGPDLDPSLYAERKRFTFPIVAERRSSFELDLVRLAIRRHIPTLAICGGMQTMNVACGGSLYQDLPAQVDHVLQHRQTTPAVQLSHSVSIAPNSLLNRIVKHTRMRVNSSHHQSVKAVGHPLIASATAPDGIVEAIEHPTHPFFLGLQWHPEFLFERHPLHRRLFQTFLRAASRRPALQPSPARRGNNS, encoded by the coding sequence ATGAAACCCGTCATCGGAGTCACGCCCGACTTCAATGCCGGTGATCGTCAAGAATGGGGCGGCAAAGAGCCCACGTATTTTCTACGGGCGCGGTACGTCCGCGCAATCGAGGAACTCGGCGGCGTGCCGGTAATTCTCCCGCTCGTGGCAGACCGCTCTGCCCGCCGGCGTCTCCTGCAAGGAATCGACGGGCTGCTGTTGACAGGAAGCGGTCCGGACTTAGACCCGAGCCTCTACGCAGAACGAAAACGATTCACATTTCCGATCGTTGCCGAACGCCGCTCCAGCTTCGAACTGGACCTGGTCCGTCTCGCCATCCGCCGTCACATTCCAACCTTGGCCATCTGCGGAGGCATGCAAACCATGAATGTCGCCTGCGGTGGAAGCCTCTACCAGGACCTGCCTGCTCAGGTCGATCACGTGTTGCAGCATCGACAGACAACGCCGGCCGTTCAACTCTCTCACAGCGTTTCCATCGCACCCAACAGCCTGCTCAATCGAATCGTCAAACACACCCGCATGCGGGTAAACAGCTCGCACCACCAATCGGTGAAAGCGGTCGGGCATCCCCTCATCGCCAGCGCAACGGCGCCGGATGGCATCGTTGAAGCCATCGAACATCCGACGCACCCCTTCTTCCTCGGCTTGCAATGGCACCCCGAATTCTTGTTCGAACGCCACCCCCTACACCGGCGACTCTTTCAGACATTCTTGCGGGCTGCTTCACGCCGCCCGGCACTCCAACCTTCACCTGCGAGACGCGGGAACAACTCATGA
- the queE gene encoding 7-carboxy-7-deazaguanine synthase QueE, producing the protein MVKVTEIFHSIQGESTYAGRPCVFVRLTGCPLRCTWCDTAYAFYGGRDLTIDDLVNQVRAFECDLVEVTGGEPLSQTESLPLLSRLCDEGFEVLVETSGAIDTAGVDRRVHVILDVKCPGSGMTDRMCWSNLERLAPQDEVKFVIKDRADYEWAREVARRHDLPARCTVLMSPVFGEVEARHLAEWVLADKLPVRFQLQMHKYIWAPDLRGV; encoded by the coding sequence ATGGTCAAGGTTACCGAAATCTTCCACAGCATCCAGGGCGAGTCTACCTATGCTGGCCGCCCCTGTGTATTCGTCCGCTTGACCGGTTGTCCGCTCCGGTGCACCTGGTGCGACACGGCCTATGCCTTCTACGGCGGTCGGGATCTGACGATCGACGACCTTGTCAATCAGGTCCGCGCCTTCGAGTGTGACCTTGTGGAAGTGACCGGGGGGGAACCGTTGAGCCAGACAGAATCGCTGCCCTTGCTGAGTCGCCTGTGTGACGAGGGGTTCGAGGTGCTGGTGGAAACCAGCGGGGCCATCGATACGGCCGGCGTCGATCGGCGTGTCCATGTGATTCTTGATGTCAAATGTCCCGGGAGCGGAATGACCGATCGCATGTGTTGGTCGAACCTCGAACGGCTTGCGCCTCAGGATGAAGTGAAATTTGTGATCAAGGATCGAGCGGACTATGAATGGGCGCGCGAGGTGGCGCGTCGTCACGATCTTCCGGCGCGGTGCACGGTGCTCATGAGTCCGGTGTTTGGTGAGGTGGAGGCGCGGCATTTGGCGGAGTGGGTACTGGCCGATAAACTGCCGGTGCGTTTCCAGCTCCAAATGCACAAATACATTTGGGCGCCGGACTTGCGTGGTGTTTGA
- the nagZ gene encoding beta-N-acetylhexosaminidase, which yields MTLREQIGQLFMMGFTGTTVTNDLASFLKSYTPGGVIFFRRNLESVQQIVDLTNGLQKLSPAQPLLIAIDQEGGRVSRLPAEFTIFPPCGQLGRCNSSELAYSAAATIAKELRAVGINMNMAPVLDVNSNPENPVIGDRAFGDSPDLVGEMGLATIGGLQDNRVVACGKHFPGHGDTATDSHKELPVVDAGLPRLRDTEFPPFQQAIRSGVASLMTAHVLYRALDPEAPATLSAAIIQRLLREEFRYDGVVFTDDLEMHAIIDHDGIGEAAVRSFVAGCDVLLICKDQDRVMAAMQAMERAVNDGRITQERLAQSLARVATLKAQYLHPYKPVTISDARLVVGCRSHRVLLDSWHKAYARLPKLTSADPPEPVPSHDSPVTHV from the coding sequence ATGACACTACGCGAGCAAATCGGTCAGCTGTTTATGATGGGGTTCACCGGGACCACGGTCACCAACGACCTAGCCTCGTTTCTGAAATCCTATACGCCGGGCGGCGTCATCTTTTTCCGGCGCAACCTCGAGTCGGTTCAACAAATTGTCGATCTGACCAATGGGCTGCAGAAACTGTCGCCCGCTCAGCCGCTGCTGATCGCGATTGATCAAGAGGGCGGTCGGGTGTCCCGGCTGCCGGCTGAGTTTACGATTTTTCCTCCCTGCGGGCAGTTGGGCCGGTGTAATTCCAGTGAGCTTGCCTACTCTGCTGCCGCTACCATTGCGAAAGAGTTGCGGGCTGTAGGTATCAACATGAACATGGCTCCGGTACTGGATGTGAACAGTAATCCGGAGAATCCCGTGATCGGCGATCGCGCGTTTGGCGACTCCCCCGATCTTGTCGGCGAGATGGGGTTGGCCACCATCGGAGGCCTGCAGGACAATAGGGTGGTCGCATGCGGGAAGCACTTTCCCGGCCATGGAGACACGGCGACGGATTCGCATAAAGAATTGCCTGTTGTGGATGCGGGCCTGCCGCGGTTACGCGACACCGAGTTCCCTCCTTTTCAGCAGGCCATTCGTTCTGGCGTGGCCAGCCTGATGACGGCCCATGTGTTGTACCGGGCGTTGGACCCAGAGGCGCCGGCGACTCTGTCCGCGGCGATCATCCAGCGCTTGCTGCGTGAGGAGTTTCGGTATGACGGGGTGGTCTTTACCGACGATCTGGAGATGCACGCCATCATCGATCACGATGGCATCGGCGAGGCGGCGGTCCGGTCGTTTGTGGCTGGCTGCGATGTGTTGTTGATCTGTAAGGATCAAGACCGTGTGATGGCGGCGATGCAGGCCATGGAGCGTGCTGTGAACGACGGTCGAATTACCCAGGAACGACTGGCGCAGTCACTGGCTCGCGTGGCAACCCTCAAGGCACAGTATCTTCATCCATATAAGCCGGTCACCATTTCCGATGCGCGACTGGTGGTGGGCTGTCGATCTCACCGGGTTCTGCTTGATTCGTGGCACAAGGCCTATGCGCGTCTTCCCAAACTGACGTCGGCTGATCCGCCGGAGCCGGTACCCTCTCATGATTCTCCGGTAACCCACGTGTAA